In Bacillus toyonensis BCT-7112, a single window of DNA contains:
- a CDS encoding RNA polymerase sigma factor: protein MKVTNNDYEKMEELYELYEQKVYYVAYSILNNIQQAEDAVQETFITLYKNLEKLHSLNTQELKRYTLRVAKNKAIDSYRKNKRHETFLEEYERESIEAVDENIEEWEKRKMSEVQIDTLLKELNESNRQVFKYKVFYNLTYQEISSVMGITEANVRKQFERARKRVQNMMGGIQHDEFKELQRNI, encoded by the coding sequence ATGAAAGTTACAAACAACGATTATGAAAAGATGGAAGAGCTATACGAGTTGTACGAACAAAAAGTTTATTATGTAGCGTATTCTATTTTAAATAATATTCAGCAGGCTGAAGATGCAGTTCAAGAGACGTTTATTACTCTTTATAAGAACTTGGAAAAGCTCCATAGCTTGAACACTCAAGAGCTTAAACGCTACACTTTGAGGGTCGCGAAAAATAAGGCGATTGATAGTTACCGGAAAAATAAACGACATGAAACATTTTTAGAAGAATATGAAAGAGAATCAATAGAAGCAGTAGATGAAAATATTGAAGAGTGGGAAAAACGTAAAATGTCTGAGGTTCAAATTGATACATTGCTAAAAGAGTTAAATGAATCGAACAGACAGGTGTTTAAGTACAAAGTCTTCTATAACTTAACGTATCAAGAAATTTCAAGTGTCATGGGGATAACGGAGGCCAATGTCCGTAAGCAGTTTGAACGCGCTCGAAAACGAGTTCAAAATATGATGGGAGGTATACAACATGACGAATTCAAAGAACTCCAAAGAAATATATGA
- a CDS encoding dihydrofolate reductase family protein — protein sequence MSREIVLFIAASLDGYIAKEDDDLEWLMETEGEGDNGYTEMYETIDTIIMGKRTYDYVVEHMETFPYVDKKCYVFSNSEKGSNEHVDFVNEEVVEFTKRLKEQEGSKIWMVGGGSLLREFFKNNLIDEYVVTITPHILGSGVPLFQAKNPEINLTLTDTKRFGQFVNLYYKVK from the coding sequence ATGTCACGTGAAATAGTTTTATTTATTGCGGCGAGCTTAGATGGATATATTGCGAAAGAAGATGATGATTTAGAGTGGTTAATGGAAACGGAAGGAGAGGGAGATAACGGTTATACAGAAATGTACGAAACGATTGATACAATAATTATGGGAAAAAGAACGTATGATTATGTAGTAGAGCATATGGAAACATTCCCGTATGTAGATAAAAAATGTTATGTTTTTTCTAACTCAGAAAAAGGTTCAAATGAACACGTGGATTTTGTAAATGAAGAGGTAGTGGAGTTTACGAAAAGGTTGAAAGAGCAAGAAGGGTCTAAAATATGGATGGTCGGTGGAGGGAGTCTACTGAGAGAATTCTTTAAGAATAATCTAATTGATGAATATGTTGTCACGATTACCCCTCACATATTAGGTTCTGGAGTTCCGTTATTTCAAGCGAAGAATCCGGAAATTAATTTAACTTTAACGGATACGAAACGTTTTGGGCAATTTGTAAATTTATATTATAAAGTAAAGTGA
- a CDS encoding amino acid permease, translated as MQQPTNEKLHRTMKSRHLFMIALGGVIGTGFFLGSGYTINQAGPGGAILSYLVGGFIMYLTMLCLGELTVAMPVSGSFQKYATKFIGPGTGFMIGWLYWLGWAVTVGLELTSIGLMMKRWFPTVDVWVWCLVFGVILYASNAISAKSYAELEFWFSSIKVVTIIAFVLLGGSALLGFLPYDGKEAAPLFSNFVSDGGLFPNGLAAVLLTMITVNFSFQGTELIGIAAGESKDPEKTIPRAIRNTVWRIMLFFILTMTILVGLISWKEAGVIESPFVVVFDKIGIPYAADIMNFVIITALLSVANSGLYAATRILWSLANEGMAPTSFKKVNKRGIPITALVVTIAVAGLSLFTSFLAEDTVYMYLLSIAGLSAVSSWIIIALSQLRFRSQYIKGGGKLEDLKYRTPLYPIVPILALITNSIVVISLAFIPEQRMALYCGIPFIIFCYIYYYMSKKRKKPMKVEMEKTNETNNQTR; from the coding sequence ATGCAGCAACCAACAAATGAGAAATTACATCGTACGATGAAGAGTAGACATTTATTTATGATCGCACTTGGTGGTGTAATCGGAACTGGTTTTTTTCTAGGTTCAGGTTACACTATTAATCAGGCTGGACCAGGGGGGGCCATCCTTTCATATTTAGTGGGCGGATTTATTATGTATTTAACAATGCTTTGTCTTGGAGAACTAACGGTAGCAATGCCAGTTTCAGGGTCTTTCCAAAAGTATGCGACGAAGTTTATTGGACCAGGAACAGGCTTTATGATCGGCTGGCTATATTGGCTTGGCTGGGCAGTAACAGTAGGACTGGAATTAACATCGATCGGTTTAATGATGAAAAGATGGTTTCCAACTGTTGATGTTTGGGTATGGTGTCTTGTATTCGGAGTTATTTTATATGCTTCAAACGCTATCTCAGCGAAAAGTTACGCTGAATTAGAGTTTTGGTTCTCTAGTATTAAAGTAGTTACAATTATTGCATTCGTTCTACTTGGTGGTAGTGCATTACTAGGATTTTTACCATACGACGGAAAAGAAGCGGCACCTCTTTTCTCTAACTTCGTAAGCGATGGCGGGTTATTCCCGAATGGACTAGCTGCCGTATTACTTACAATGATTACGGTTAACTTCTCATTCCAAGGAACAGAGTTAATCGGGATTGCAGCAGGAGAAAGTAAAGATCCAGAAAAAACAATTCCACGCGCAATTCGTAATACAGTATGGCGCATTATGTTATTCTTCATTTTAACAATGACGATTTTAGTAGGATTAATTTCTTGGAAAGAAGCAGGCGTAATTGAAAGTCCATTCGTAGTTGTATTTGATAAAATCGGTATTCCGTATGCAGCTGATATTATGAACTTCGTTATTATTACTGCTTTATTATCTGTAGCGAATTCAGGATTATATGCAGCAACGCGTATATTATGGTCACTTGCAAATGAAGGAATGGCACCAACTTCTTTCAAGAAAGTAAATAAACGTGGTATTCCAATTACAGCGCTAGTCGTAACGATTGCGGTAGCTGGATTATCTCTATTCACAAGTTTCCTTGCAGAAGATACAGTGTACATGTACTTATTATCGATAGCTGGTTTATCGGCTGTTTCAAGTTGGATCATTATTGCGCTATCGCAACTTCGTTTTAGAAGTCAGTATATAAAAGGCGGAGGGAAATTAGAGGACTTAAAGTATAGAACACCACTATACCCGATTGTTCCAATTTTAGCTTTAATTACAAATAGCATCGTTGTTATTAGTTTAGCGTTTATTCCTGAACAAAGAATGGCGTTATATTGTGGTATTCCATTTATCATTTTCTGCTACATATATTATTATATGAGTAAGAAACGGAAGAAACCGATGAAAGTGGAGATGGAAAAAACAAATGAAACTAACAATCAAACACGATGA
- a CDS encoding HIT family protein, whose protein sequence is MECLGCKLANKEEKIYKVYENEYVTCFLDHAPFYPGHILIVPKHHVVEVDELDDVVAKSIMDASKLIVKAIKSLYKPDGVTICQNGGIFNELTHYHMHVVPRYKERSFAEFYTVQPGEKQNHNFEETKTLLKEAIENILHPEKA, encoded by the coding sequence ATGGAATGTTTAGGGTGTAAATTAGCAAACAAAGAGGAAAAAATATATAAAGTATATGAAAATGAATATGTAACATGTTTTTTAGATCATGCCCCTTTCTATCCAGGACATATTTTAATTGTGCCAAAGCATCATGTTGTAGAAGTGGACGAATTAGATGATGTTGTAGCAAAATCGATTATGGATGCTTCTAAGCTTATTGTAAAAGCGATTAAGTCATTATATAAACCAGATGGAGTTACAATTTGTCAAAATGGTGGAATCTTTAATGAGTTAACGCATTACCATATGCATGTCGTACCGAGATATAAAGAGCGCTCGTTTGCCGAGTTTTATACGGTACAACCTGGAGAAAAACAGAATCATAACTTTGAAGAAACAAAGACATTGTTAAAAGAAGCGATAGAGAACATACTGCATCCCGAAAAGGCGTAA
- a CDS encoding helix-turn-helix transcriptional regulator, with protein MSCLKRKKVIHLSKAKRLLDILIFASAKKTFTAQEIADEFNISVRTVHRYILDLGDMGLPIYAEQGRNGGYKVLTNRVIPPILFTEEEAVSIFFAFQSLSYYRDLPFNTEINSVTHKLYSSLQNEAKAKVDKIRSYIAFWNPKRTIETPLLNEVLTAAIENKNLHFQYESKSGIKTKHVHPIGVYAHDGLWYLPSYDYDRKKVLLYRIDRILSILSTEENEDTFMNLEEWFASNSNVVHSPTQLHVLLTTEGVRQCKSVPYLEEFVEVNEDGTGYIHSTIDKGEIHFITPLFYRLGKDARVLEPRELIDGLRIRAKEILHMYED; from the coding sequence ATGTCATGTTTAAAAAGAAAAAAGGTGATACATTTGTCAAAAGCTAAACGCTTATTAGATATTCTTATATTTGCTTCTGCGAAAAAAACATTTACAGCTCAAGAAATAGCTGATGAATTTAATATTTCTGTTCGTACTGTCCATAGATACATTTTAGATTTAGGTGATATGGGATTACCCATTTACGCTGAACAGGGTCGCAACGGAGGATATAAAGTATTAACGAATAGAGTAATTCCGCCTATTTTATTTACCGAAGAAGAAGCAGTCTCCATCTTTTTTGCCTTTCAATCTTTAAGCTACTACAGAGACTTGCCTTTTAATACAGAAATCAATTCTGTTACTCATAAACTATATAGCTCTCTACAAAATGAGGCGAAAGCGAAAGTTGATAAAATACGTTCTTATATCGCCTTTTGGAATCCGAAGAGAACAATTGAGACACCACTTTTAAACGAAGTGTTAACAGCGGCTATTGAAAATAAAAATTTACACTTTCAATACGAATCTAAATCGGGGATAAAAACAAAACATGTTCATCCTATCGGTGTATATGCTCATGATGGGCTATGGTACTTACCGTCCTATGACTATGACAGGAAAAAGGTATTACTGTATCGCATCGATCGTATTCTTTCTATATTATCAACGGAAGAAAATGAGGATACATTCATGAATTTAGAAGAGTGGTTTGCCTCTAACTCTAACGTAGTACACAGTCCTACTCAGTTACATGTTTTACTGACAACAGAAGGCGTACGCCAATGTAAAAGCGTTCCTTATCTTGAGGAATTCGTTGAAGTAAACGAAGATGGGACAGGATATATACATTCAACAATTGATAAAGGTGAAATCCATTTTATTACGCCTTTATTTTATAGACTGGGAAAAGATGCACGAGTTTTAGAACCGAGAGAATTGATAGATGGTTTACGTATACGTGCGAAAGAAATTTTACATATGTATGAAGACTAA
- a CDS encoding DUF4367 domain-containing protein, which produces MTNSKNSKEIYELAEKIALDDFDKLEEQHEFSHTYTRKKKLFMEEMQLKDGQPQKKRKKHRMLIAAACLLIGMPTTVFGAVKVYNMIVQKQNYEVNVSVTNKDSKKSDKWYKLKIGKLPENMEAIDDSAMKYSFKDNYAMGGFSFALRRVGENTDFQTLYSKSYEEKEINGRKAVIVHKETGNNNVMFDRKVFLFFEKEGIMLESYIGSDINEEQMMEVLGSISLEPTSKEKASHIVEYDENRFSKADEPKKTKVIPLKKDSKRLFHIGKKVPVTITMDDSQVEYVIEKVEVFDSIKDFKQENFNELGLEILSKNKALNQIGELLPYRRDEYKLGNGKDSIDKLVESKLVNPKFVYLTTKVRNIGEKSTEEIYMHPSIKLLKSEGNAWNYAERDGIAEKNIMTGEVDYLEPHGEGKSFYNIGSIRPGQTVKVNLGYFVDEDKLDSIFLDAFRYSGFSGTENMNAKNRWWFDIRQ; this is translated from the coding sequence ATGACGAATTCAAAGAACTCCAAAGAAATATATGAACTTGCTGAAAAAATTGCTTTAGATGATTTTGATAAACTCGAAGAACAGCATGAATTTTCACATACATATACGCGCAAAAAGAAATTGTTTATGGAGGAAATGCAGCTGAAAGACGGACAACCGCAGAAAAAGCGTAAAAAACATCGTATGTTAATCGCTGCTGCTTGCTTATTGATTGGCATGCCGACAACAGTTTTTGGTGCAGTGAAAGTCTATAATATGATTGTCCAAAAACAAAATTATGAAGTAAATGTTTCAGTAACAAATAAGGATTCGAAAAAGAGTGATAAGTGGTATAAGTTAAAGATTGGTAAATTGCCAGAAAATATGGAAGCAATTGATGATAGTGCTATGAAATATTCATTTAAAGATAACTACGCAATGGGGGGATTTTCATTCGCTCTTCGGAGGGTAGGGGAAAATACAGATTTTCAAACTCTGTATTCGAAAAGTTATGAAGAAAAAGAGATAAATGGTAGGAAAGCAGTAATTGTCCATAAAGAAACAGGAAACAACAATGTAATGTTTGACAGAAAGGTCTTTCTCTTTTTTGAGAAAGAAGGGATTATGTTAGAGAGTTATATTGGATCCGATATAAACGAAGAACAAATGATGGAAGTGTTAGGGAGCATTTCACTTGAGCCTACGTCAAAAGAAAAGGCATCACATATAGTAGAATATGATGAAAATCGTTTTAGCAAAGCAGATGAACCTAAAAAAACTAAGGTGATTCCTTTGAAAAAAGATAGCAAACGGCTATTTCATATAGGGAAAAAAGTTCCAGTCACGATAACGATGGATGACAGCCAAGTTGAATATGTGATAGAAAAAGTTGAAGTCTTTGATTCAATCAAAGATTTTAAACAAGAGAACTTTAATGAACTTGGCTTAGAAATACTAAGCAAGAATAAGGCTTTAAATCAGATAGGAGAATTGCTACCATACAGACGGGATGAATATAAACTCGGAAATGGTAAAGATTCAATTGATAAACTAGTAGAATCAAAATTAGTTAATCCTAAATTTGTTTACTTAACAACAAAAGTGAGAAATATTGGTGAAAAGTCGACGGAAGAAATTTATATGCACCCATCCATAAAGTTGCTTAAATCTGAAGGTAATGCATGGAACTACGCTGAAAGAGATGGAATTGCGGAAAAAAATATTATGACAGGCGAAGTTGATTATTTAGAACCTCACGGAGAAGGGAAAAGCTTTTACAATATTGGCAGTATCCGACCAGGACAAACGGTAAAAGTTAACTTAGGTTATTTTGTAGATGAGGATAAGCTGGATTCAATTTTCCTTGATGCTTTCCGTTACAGTGGGTTTAGTGGGACGGAGAATATGAATGCGAAAAATCGTTGGTGGTTCGATATTCGTCAATAA
- a CDS encoding OsmC family protein — MKLTIKHDDIEADLSYGQLAIGKENGYSPLQLLVSSIAGCSAIVFRTILEKKRITYDTFTIETEIGRSEALSKPVESVHLHYKIKAQNITEEQLDKALQLAVKNCTIVQSVKDSIKVTETIELIG; from the coding sequence ATGAAACTAACAATCAAACACGATGATATAGAAGCAGATTTATCGTACGGTCAATTAGCGATTGGAAAAGAAAATGGGTATTCACCGTTACAATTACTCGTTTCTTCTATCGCAGGATGTAGTGCAATTGTCTTCCGAACAATTTTAGAAAAGAAACGTATTACATACGATACGTTTACAATTGAAACCGAAATTGGTAGAAGTGAAGCTTTATCAAAACCAGTTGAAAGTGTTCATTTGCACTATAAAATCAAAGCACAAAACATTACAGAAGAGCAGTTGGACAAGGCGCTGCAACTTGCAGTGAAAAATTGTACGATTGTTCAATCTGTAAAAGATAGTATAAAGGTTACGGAAACGATTGAATTAATAGGGTGA